In Nicotiana tabacum cultivar K326 chromosome 2, ASM71507v2, whole genome shotgun sequence, the following proteins share a genomic window:
- the LOC107789788 gene encoding uncharacterized protein LOC107789788 isoform X2 encodes MNIRHKSSFPATISQSSVVVGNLALFIQSLYQRDKDGIFKLGSIVFICFASIFKSFMARKAWILLVFVIGAIVFCSNVMHLRFSSSLFDHHCLSRFFWSSFKNAASSGCLYLLSQVLTAISRII; translated from the exons ATGAACATTCGCCACAAGTCTTCTTTTCCG GCAACGATATCTCAGAGTTCAGTGGTTGTAGGAAACCTAGCCCTCTTCATTCAATCACTGTATCAACGGGACAAAGATGGAATCTTTAAACTTGGTTCTATTGTCTTTATTTGCTTTGCTTCCATATTTAAGAGTTTCATGGCAAGAAAAGCTTGGATATTGTTAGTTTTTGTAATTGGTGCCATAGTTTTTTGCTCAAATGTGATGCATCTCAGATTCAGTAGTAGCCTCTTTGATCATCACTGTCTGTCAAGATTCTTTTGGAGCTCTTTCAAAAATGCTGCCTCTTCTGGCTGTTTATATCTACTCTCTCAG GTGCTTACTGCTATATCTAGAATAATATGA
- the LOC107789788 gene encoding uncharacterized protein LOC107789788 isoform X1, whose product MEVGRQCHSWKLNVQAKAKNLDFKLVASNFLPKCKFFPFSLKFKYCRFLIHLKSETPTSPNPQKSKSLKSKLHRFFERLRIRRRSKNNSRAISSKPKNKATISQSSVVVGNLALFIQSLYQRDKDGIFKLGSIVFICFASIFKSFMARKAWILLVFVIGAIVFCSNVMHLRFSSSLFDHHCLSRFFWSSFKNAASSGCLYLLSQVLTAISRII is encoded by the exons ATGGAAGTAGGACGGCAATGCCATTCATGGAAACTCAATGTACAGGCCAAGGCCAAGAACTTGGATTTCAAATTGGTAGCCTCCAACTTTTTACCCAAGTGCAAGTTTTTCCCATTCTCTCTCAAGTTCAAGTACTGCAGATTCTTGATCCATCTTAAATCTGAAACACCCACCTCTCCAAATCCCCAGAAATCAAAATCCTTGAAATCGAAACTCCATCGATTTTTTGAAAGACTCCGTATTCGAAGACGTTCCAAGAACAATAGTAGAGCGATCAGTTCCAAACCAAAGAACAAG GCAACGATATCTCAGAGTTCAGTGGTTGTAGGAAACCTAGCCCTCTTCATTCAATCACTGTATCAACGGGACAAAGATGGAATCTTTAAACTTGGTTCTATTGTCTTTATTTGCTTTGCTTCCATATTTAAGAGTTTCATGGCAAGAAAAGCTTGGATATTGTTAGTTTTTGTAATTGGTGCCATAGTTTTTTGCTCAAATGTGATGCATCTCAGATTCAGTAGTAGCCTCTTTGATCATCACTGTCTGTCAAGATTCTTTTGGAGCTCTTTCAAAAATGCTGCCTCTTCTGGCTGTTTATATCTACTCTCTCAG GTGCTTACTGCTATATCTAGAATAATATGA